The proteins below come from a single Anguilla rostrata isolate EN2019 chromosome 3, ASM1855537v3, whole genome shotgun sequence genomic window:
- the LOC135250318 gene encoding vacuolar ATPase assembly integral membrane protein vma21-like yields the protein MERYSNDVPTPIADFRGNDGSLVSALKTLLFFTILMVTMPIGLYFVSKAYVFEGSMGMSNNDSYFYAAIVAVVAVHVVLALFVYVAWNEGSRQSHEGKQD from the exons ATGGAGAGATATTCAAACGACGTTCCTACACCGATCGCGGATTTCAGAGG GAACGATGGGTCACTGGTATCAGCACTCAAGACTTTGCTGTTTTTCACTATCTTGATGGTCACGATGCCAATTGGATTATACTTCGTGTCAAAAGCATATGTCTTTGAAG GGTCCATGGGCATGTCCAACAACGACAGCTACTTCTATGCCGCCATCGTGGCGGTGGTTGCTGTGCATGTGGTGCTGGCACTGTTCGTTTATGTGGCCTGGAACGAAGGATCGCGGCAGTCACATGAAGGAAAGCAGgactaa